The following are encoded together in the Primulina tabacum isolate GXHZ01 chromosome 18, ASM2559414v2, whole genome shotgun sequence genome:
- the LOC142532654 gene encoding sterol 3-beta-glucosyltransferase UGT80B1-like isoform X1 gives MNGNGIEKMPTSLENKAENNLKISMGVGRVYGYDTPVHINKFPDKELNLGVLTGTGTGTGTGTGTETVTVSEGSSMEVTRIYPNELSSIDPELAYQRKIAVFASDDNSLNEQPDLYTTPKQNQRRTSLLESSSVLEVSPSKDFSISSLPQARRGLDYCITAPVQRTLFLDSQEVAISKSMIERRGTPRPDLKLDRLSEHEKKKLIVNLVKIQSDGTVEVDLTKGAHEASELLELHPDEAIPPPTDYIITGYDKPIPKLNIALLIVGTRGDVQPFLAIARRLQEFGHRVRLATHSNFSGFVKLAGVGFYPLGGDPRVLAGYMARNKGLIPSGPREITMQRKQIKAIIESLLPACTEPDPVTGEPFRAQAIIANPPAYGHAHVAEALGVPLHIFFTMPWTPTYAFPHPLARVPQSAAYWLSYILVDLLIWWGIRSYVNDFRKNKLKLAPLAYFSTYRGSISHLPTGYMWSPNVVPKPNDWGPLVDVVGYCFLNLGTKYEPTEEFIRWIKKGDEPIYIGFGSMPLEDSKKTTVIILEALKNTGQRGIIDRGWGNLGTHENIPDDVFLLVDCPHDRLFPQCSAVVHHGGAGTTATGLRAGCPTTIVPFFGDQFFWGERVYQKGLGPAPIPISQLNVKSLSEAIRFMLQPEVKSRVTELAVHIQNEDGVGAAVDAFHRHLPPELPLPTPPPSEKDETPNPLQWIFTQIGRLCCLPCGGIS, from the exons ATGAATGGTAATGGCATTGAGAAAATGCCAACATCGTTAGAAAATAAGGCTGAAAACAACCTGAAGATTTCGATGGGTGTGGGCAGAGTTTATGGTTATGATACTCCGGTACATATAAATAAGTTCCCAGACAAAGAGCTCAATCTTGGGGTATTGACAGGGACAGGGACAGGGACAGGGACAGGTACAGGTACAGAGACAGTGACAGTGTCAGAGGGTAGTTCAATGGAAGTAACGAGAATCTATCCCAATGAATTGTCTAGCATTGATCCAGAATTAGCATATCAGAGGAAAATTGCAGTGTTTGCATCAGATGATAACTCTTTAAATGAACAACCTGATTTATACACAACACCCAAACAGAACCAGCGGAGGACAAGTTTGTTGGAGTCATCATCTGTTTTGGAGGTTTCACCGTCAAAAGATTTTAGTATCAGTTCACTGCCTCAGGCACGAAGAG GTTTGGATTACTGCATCACAGCACCAGTGCAGAGAACTCTTTTTCTTGACAGCCAAGAGGTTGCAATTTCGAAATCTATGATTGAGAGAAGGGGTACTCCAAGGCCTGATCTAAAACTGGATAGACTATCTGAACATGAGAAG AAAAAACTAATAGTGAACTTAGTGAAGATACAAAGTGATGGGACTGTGGAGGTTGACCTCACTAAGGGTGCTCATGAAGCTTCTGAGTTGCTAGAGCTCCATCCAGATGAGGCAATTCCTCCTCCTACTGATTATATCATAACTGGTTATGACAAACCTATTCCAAAGTTAAACATTGCCCTGCTTATTGTTGGGACAAGAGGAGATGTTCAGCCTTTTCTAGCTATTGCTAGGAGACTTCAG GAATTTGGCCATCGTGTTAGGTTGGCAACTCATTCCAACTTCAGTGGATTTGTTAAGTTAGCTGGGGTTGGTTTTTACCCGCTGGGTGGTGATCCTCGTGTTTTGGCTGGAT ATATGGCAAGAAATAAAGGTCTTATTCCATCTGGCCCAAGAGAAATTACTATGCAACGAAAACAAATAAAGGCCATCATTGAATCTCTCCTTCCAGCATGCACAGAACCAGATCCAGTGACGGGCGAGCCATTCAGGGCTCAGGCAATTATAGCAAACCCACCTGCATATG GACATGCACATGTGGCTGAGGCTCTTGGTGTTCCCCTGCACATCTTCTTCACAATGCCTTGGAC GCCAACATATGCATTCCCTCACCCATTGGCAAGAGTACCGCAGAGTGCAGCATACTGG CTATCATATATTCTTGTGGATTTACTGATATGGTGGGGCATAAGAAGCTATGTTAATGACTTTAGGAAAAATAAGCTGAAGCTTGCCCCTCTCGCATACTTCAGCACGTACCGTGGTTCAATTTCTCATCTTCCAACAGGCTACATGTGGAGTCCCAATGTCGTCCCCAAGCCAAATG ACTGGGGTCCCCTGGTTGATGTTGTTGGCTACTGTTTTTTGAATCTTggaacaaaatatgaaccaactgaagaatTTATTCGGTGGATAAAAAAAGGCGATGAACCAATTTATATTGGCTTTGGAAGCATG CCTCTCGAGGATTCGAAGAAAACAACGGTTATTATCTTGGAGGCATTGAAGAATACAGGGCAAAGAGGAATAATTGATCGAGGGTGGGGCAACCTTGGTACTC ATGAAAATATCCCGGACGATGTTTTCCTTCTTGTGGACTGCCCTCATGACCGGCTGTTTCCTCAGTGTTCAGCTGTG GTTCATCATGGCGGAGCTGGAACCACAGCCACTGGACTACGAGCAGGG TGTCCTACGACCATAGTTCCGTTCTTTGGAGACCAGTTTTTCTGGGGAGAAAGAGTCTATCAGAAAGGATTGGGACCTGCACCAATTCCTATTTCACAGCTTAATGTTAAATCCCTTTCAGAAGCTATAAGATTCATGCTCCAACCAGAG GTAAAATCCCGAGTGACGGAATTAGCAGTAcatatccagaacgaagatgGTGTTGGAGCTGCAGTCGATGCGTTTCATCGCCATTTACCGCCTGAGCTTCCATTGCCAACACCACCTCCTTCGGAAAAAGATGAAACTCCAAATCCGCTACAATGGATTTTCACTCAGATTGGAAGGCTGTGTTGCCTACCGTGTGGCGGCATTTCATGA
- the LOC142532654 gene encoding sterol 3-beta-glucosyltransferase UGT80B1-like isoform X2 produces the protein MNGNGIEKMPTSLENKAENNLKISMGVGRVYGYDTPVHINKFPDKELNLGVLTGTGTGTGTEGSSMEVTRIYPNELSSIDPELAYQRKIAVFASDDNSLNEQPDLYTTPKQNQRRTSLLESSSVLEVSPSKDFSISSLPQARRGLDYCITAPVQRTLFLDSQEVAISKSMIERRGTPRPDLKLDRLSEHEKKKLIVNLVKIQSDGTVEVDLTKGAHEASELLELHPDEAIPPPTDYIITGYDKPIPKLNIALLIVGTRGDVQPFLAIARRLQEFGHRVRLATHSNFSGFVKLAGVGFYPLGGDPRVLAGYMARNKGLIPSGPREITMQRKQIKAIIESLLPACTEPDPVTGEPFRAQAIIANPPAYGHAHVAEALGVPLHIFFTMPWTPTYAFPHPLARVPQSAAYWLSYILVDLLIWWGIRSYVNDFRKNKLKLAPLAYFSTYRGSISHLPTGYMWSPNVVPKPNDWGPLVDVVGYCFLNLGTKYEPTEEFIRWIKKGDEPIYIGFGSMPLEDSKKTTVIILEALKNTGQRGIIDRGWGNLGTHENIPDDVFLLVDCPHDRLFPQCSAVVHHGGAGTTATGLRAGCPTTIVPFFGDQFFWGERVYQKGLGPAPIPISQLNVKSLSEAIRFMLQPEVKSRVTELAVHIQNEDGVGAAVDAFHRHLPPELPLPTPPPSEKDETPNPLQWIFTQIGRLCCLPCGGIS, from the exons ATGAATGGTAATGGCATTGAGAAAATGCCAACATCGTTAGAAAATAAGGCTGAAAACAACCTGAAGATTTCGATGGGTGTGGGCAGAGTTTATGGTTATGATACTCCGGTACATATAAATAAGTTCCCAGACAAAGAGCTCAATCTTGGGGTATTGACAGGGACAGGGACAGGGACAGGGACAG AGGGTAGTTCAATGGAAGTAACGAGAATCTATCCCAATGAATTGTCTAGCATTGATCCAGAATTAGCATATCAGAGGAAAATTGCAGTGTTTGCATCAGATGATAACTCTTTAAATGAACAACCTGATTTATACACAACACCCAAACAGAACCAGCGGAGGACAAGTTTGTTGGAGTCATCATCTGTTTTGGAGGTTTCACCGTCAAAAGATTTTAGTATCAGTTCACTGCCTCAGGCACGAAGAG GTTTGGATTACTGCATCACAGCACCAGTGCAGAGAACTCTTTTTCTTGACAGCCAAGAGGTTGCAATTTCGAAATCTATGATTGAGAGAAGGGGTACTCCAAGGCCTGATCTAAAACTGGATAGACTATCTGAACATGAGAAG AAAAAACTAATAGTGAACTTAGTGAAGATACAAAGTGATGGGACTGTGGAGGTTGACCTCACTAAGGGTGCTCATGAAGCTTCTGAGTTGCTAGAGCTCCATCCAGATGAGGCAATTCCTCCTCCTACTGATTATATCATAACTGGTTATGACAAACCTATTCCAAAGTTAAACATTGCCCTGCTTATTGTTGGGACAAGAGGAGATGTTCAGCCTTTTCTAGCTATTGCTAGGAGACTTCAG GAATTTGGCCATCGTGTTAGGTTGGCAACTCATTCCAACTTCAGTGGATTTGTTAAGTTAGCTGGGGTTGGTTTTTACCCGCTGGGTGGTGATCCTCGTGTTTTGGCTGGAT ATATGGCAAGAAATAAAGGTCTTATTCCATCTGGCCCAAGAGAAATTACTATGCAACGAAAACAAATAAAGGCCATCATTGAATCTCTCCTTCCAGCATGCACAGAACCAGATCCAGTGACGGGCGAGCCATTCAGGGCTCAGGCAATTATAGCAAACCCACCTGCATATG GACATGCACATGTGGCTGAGGCTCTTGGTGTTCCCCTGCACATCTTCTTCACAATGCCTTGGAC GCCAACATATGCATTCCCTCACCCATTGGCAAGAGTACCGCAGAGTGCAGCATACTGG CTATCATATATTCTTGTGGATTTACTGATATGGTGGGGCATAAGAAGCTATGTTAATGACTTTAGGAAAAATAAGCTGAAGCTTGCCCCTCTCGCATACTTCAGCACGTACCGTGGTTCAATTTCTCATCTTCCAACAGGCTACATGTGGAGTCCCAATGTCGTCCCCAAGCCAAATG ACTGGGGTCCCCTGGTTGATGTTGTTGGCTACTGTTTTTTGAATCTTggaacaaaatatgaaccaactgaagaatTTATTCGGTGGATAAAAAAAGGCGATGAACCAATTTATATTGGCTTTGGAAGCATG CCTCTCGAGGATTCGAAGAAAACAACGGTTATTATCTTGGAGGCATTGAAGAATACAGGGCAAAGAGGAATAATTGATCGAGGGTGGGGCAACCTTGGTACTC ATGAAAATATCCCGGACGATGTTTTCCTTCTTGTGGACTGCCCTCATGACCGGCTGTTTCCTCAGTGTTCAGCTGTG GTTCATCATGGCGGAGCTGGAACCACAGCCACTGGACTACGAGCAGGG TGTCCTACGACCATAGTTCCGTTCTTTGGAGACCAGTTTTTCTGGGGAGAAAGAGTCTATCAGAAAGGATTGGGACCTGCACCAATTCCTATTTCACAGCTTAATGTTAAATCCCTTTCAGAAGCTATAAGATTCATGCTCCAACCAGAG GTAAAATCCCGAGTGACGGAATTAGCAGTAcatatccagaacgaagatgGTGTTGGAGCTGCAGTCGATGCGTTTCATCGCCATTTACCGCCTGAGCTTCCATTGCCAACACCACCTCCTTCGGAAAAAGATGAAACTCCAAATCCGCTACAATGGATTTTCACTCAGATTGGAAGGCTGTGTTGCCTACCGTGTGGCGGCATTTCATGA
- the LOC142533317 gene encoding uncharacterized protein LOC142533317 → MAISVAPAVPRSVVKTSSSSTSTVSRLRNLSSLQFATDLRTFQLQSQSLKSKPSRRTLTLVASKKQTFSSFDELLEKSDKPVLVDFYATWCGPCQLMVPVLEQVSTKMDGKILVVKIDSEKYPSLANQYSIEALPTFILFANGKPVDRFEGAMTADKLIERIETSLQVKH, encoded by the exons atgGCCATTTCTGTGGCGCCGGCAGTCCCCAGAAGTGTCGTTAAAACATCGTCGTCTTCAACATCGACCGTTTCTAGGCTTCGGAACTTGTCCTCTCTTCAGTTCGCAACGGACCTTCGCACCTTTCAACTCCAGAGTCAATCCCTCAAATCTAAGCCAAGCCGCCGAACTCTTACGCTG GTTGCATCAAAGAAGCAGACATTTTCTTCTTTTGATGAGTTGTTGGAAAAATCTGACAAACCAGTACTCGTAGACTTTTATGCTACTTG GTGTGGTCCTTGCCAGTTGATGGTTCCTGTTCTAGAGCAAGTCAGCACTAAAATGGATGGTAAGATTCTAGTGGTGAAAATTGACTCGGAGAAATATCCCAGCCTTGCAAACCAGTACAGTATAGAGGCGTTGCCAACTTTCATTCTGTTTGCGAATGGAAAACCTGTTGATCGCTTT GAGGGTGCGATGACTGCCGACAAGCTCATTGAACGCATTGAAACTTCACTACAAGTTAAGCACTAG